In Lewinellaceae bacterium, a single window of DNA contains:
- a CDS encoding ABC transporter permease: MQKNYPMLKNYLKIAWRNLLRNRSYSAINLLGLALGLACVMLIGLWIRSELSMNRFHEKGDRLFRLWENQEYSNGYILSTISTPGPMAAKLQADFPEIERAVRFNWGAEKLFTLGDQSLNEKGYYADAGFFDIFTFPLLHGRADEVLKEPGKVVVSESLARKYFGTDDAVGKVLRIDNEQDYTISGVFQDPPPVSTLDFDFLLPMVEYERDNPGFAEQWNSNSVRTYLLLSEGADAGQLGEKIEGFLRQNSDQGNTSLFLQPYPDTYLYTDYRDGKYQGGGRITYVKMFGAIGLFILLIACINFMNLSTARSATRAKEVGIRRVSGAGQALLVRQFLGESLIMSALAGIIAVGIVEAALPAFNRLFSLELSFDLLSLKVWLAIIGIIVSAGLLAGSYPAFFLARFQPVDVFKGVVNTGKGAFWFRKGMVTAQFAISTFLIISTLVIYRQMEHVRNKNLGYQKENLVYFRADGAIPEHYDVLKAELQELPAVEAVSSSTGLVYSWGNNTSGVSWPGKDPDKDILFQTIPIGFDFLETIGATLVDGRDLSRANPADSSNFLINETAAALMGLDKPVGQRITVSGTEGEVVGLVKDFQVTSLHNNQDPVILGIGQSIRYLYLRLNTDDIQQALANIGAVVGRHNPGYPFEFSFVDQEYEKMYRSEQRVSALSRLFAFISIFVSCLGLFGLAAFTAEQRNKEVSIRKVLGASVAQLSALLSGEFLQLVLLGFALAIPIAWYLMHSWLEDFASHVGLEWWVFGLSGLLAALIALGTVSFHAIRAAVKNPADALRSE; the protein is encoded by the coding sequence TTGCAAAAAAACTACCCGATGCTGAAGAACTACCTGAAGATCGCCTGGCGAAACCTGTTGCGAAACCGCTCCTACTCCGCCATCAACCTGCTGGGGTTGGCACTGGGCCTGGCCTGCGTCATGCTGATCGGGCTGTGGATAAGGAGCGAGCTGAGCATGAACCGCTTCCACGAGAAGGGCGACCGCTTGTTCCGTTTGTGGGAGAACCAGGAGTATTCCAACGGCTACATCCTTTCCACCATCTCCACTCCGGGGCCGATGGCGGCTAAGCTGCAGGCCGATTTCCCGGAGATCGAGCGGGCCGTGCGCTTCAACTGGGGAGCCGAAAAGCTATTCACCCTGGGGGATCAATCCCTGAATGAGAAAGGCTATTACGCCGATGCCGGCTTTTTCGACATTTTCACCTTCCCCTTGTTGCACGGCAGGGCGGACGAGGTGCTGAAAGAACCCGGCAAAGTAGTGGTCAGCGAGTCGCTGGCCCGCAAGTATTTCGGTACCGATGATGCAGTAGGCAAAGTGCTGCGCATCGACAATGAGCAGGACTATACCATCAGCGGCGTATTCCAGGACCCTCCGCCGGTTTCCACCCTCGATTTCGATTTCCTGCTGCCGATGGTAGAATACGAGCGAGACAACCCCGGCTTTGCCGAGCAATGGAACAGCAACAGCGTGCGCACCTACCTGCTGCTGAGCGAAGGGGCCGATGCCGGGCAATTGGGCGAGAAAATCGAGGGATTTCTCCGGCAGAATTCTGATCAGGGCAATACCAGCCTGTTCCTGCAACCCTATCCAGATACTTACCTTTATACTGACTACCGCGACGGCAAATACCAGGGCGGCGGGCGCATCACCTATGTAAAGATGTTCGGCGCCATAGGGCTGTTCATCCTGCTCATCGCCTGCATCAATTTTATGAACCTGTCCACTGCCCGTTCTGCTACCCGGGCCAAGGAGGTGGGCATCCGGCGGGTGTCCGGTGCGGGGCAGGCCTTGCTCGTGCGCCAGTTCCTCGGCGAATCGCTGATAATGAGCGCGCTGGCCGGCATTATTGCCGTAGGCATAGTAGAGGCAGCGCTCCCTGCTTTTAACCGCCTGTTCTCCCTGGAGCTTTCCTTTGACCTGTTGAGCCTGAAAGTGTGGTTGGCCATAATTGGCATCATCGTGTCTGCCGGATTGCTGGCGGGCAGCTATCCCGCGTTCTTCCTCGCCCGGTTTCAGCCGGTGGATGTGTTCAAAGGGGTAGTCAATACTGGCAAGGGCGCCTTCTGGTTCCGCAAAGGCATGGTCACCGCTCAGTTTGCCATTTCCACCTTTCTGATCATCAGCACCTTGGTCATTTACCGGCAGATGGAACACGTCAGGAACAAAAACCTGGGCTATCAGAAGGAAAACCTGGTGTACTTCCGGGCCGATGGGGCCATACCGGAGCACTATGACGTGCTCAAGGCCGAGCTGCAGGAATTGCCTGCTGTGGAGGCGGTTTCATCTTCCACCGGCCTGGTTTACAGCTGGGGCAACAATACTTCCGGCGTTTCCTGGCCAGGGAAAGACCCGGACAAGGATATTTTGTTCCAGACTATACCTATCGGTTTCGATTTTCTGGAAACGATCGGCGCCACGCTGGTGGACGGCCGCGACCTCTCCCGGGCCAACCCCGCCGATTCCAGCAACTTCCTCATCAACGAAACGGCGGCGGCCCTGATGGGGCTGGACAAGCCCGTAGGGCAGCGGATCACGGTCAGCGGCACGGAAGGAGAGGTCGTCGGCCTGGTAAAGGATTTCCAGGTGACGTCGTTGCACAATAACCAGGATCCCGTCATTCTGGGCATTGGCCAGAGCATCCGCTACCTGTATCTGCGCCTGAATACAGATGACATTCAACAAGCGCTGGCCAATATCGGAGCAGTTGTCGGCCGCCACAATCCCGGCTATCCCTTTGAATTTTCTTTTGTAGACCAGGAGTACGAAAAGATGTACCGCAGCGAACAGCGGGTGAGCGCTTTATCGCGGCTGTTTGCCTTCATTTCTATTTTCGTGTCCTGCCTGGGCTTGTTCGGCCTGGCGGCTTTTACCGCCGAGCAACGAAACAAGGAGGTTAGCATCCGAAAGGTGCTGGGCGCTTCGGTGGCGCAGTTATCCGCCCTGTTGTCCGGAGAGTTCCTGCAGCTGGTCCTGCTGGGCTTTGCCCTGGCCATTCCCATCGCCTGGTACCTGATGCACAGCTGGCTGGAGGATTTCGCCTCTCATGTCGGGCTGGAGTGGTGGGTCTTTGGCCTTTCCGGCTTGCTGGCGGCGCTCATCGCACTGGGCACGGTAAGCTTTCATGCCATCCGGGCGGCGGTGAAGAACCCGGCGGATGCGTTGCGGAGCGAATAA
- a CDS encoding UPF0175 family protein codes for MINGNHPHKSASAPKAAGSPIRVNPQYPRHPRSIAKQKVTIGKVAQIAEMSRFQFETALSENKIPISNLGLEDLMEDIQKLK; via the coding sequence ATGATTAATGGCAACCATCCGCACAAATCTGCATCCGCGCCCAAAGCAGCAGGCTCCCCAATCCGCGTGAATCCGCAATATCCGCGTCATCCGCGTTCCATTGCCAAACAAAAAGTTACGATCGGCAAAGTTGCACAAATAGCAGAGATGTCCCGGTTTCAGTTTGAGACCGCTCTTTCCGAAAACAAAATACCCATTTCGAATCTGGGGCTGGAGGATTTGATGGAGGATATTCAAAAGTTGAAGTAG
- a CDS encoding ABC transporter permease yields MLHNYLKIALRNIWKNKLYFGINVVGLGIALACSIIAYLNYAFDQSFDTFHEKRENIYRVNMVRQSNGVEYGLAPLPLGPAAEQDIPGISRSVRIEYQQAAVKRNETVLSESIQYADPGFFQLFDFPLLAGSYEALSDRNKVLISEPVAKRYFGEENPIGQELILYPGEPFQQALLVGAVLAERPMNSSIDYSLITHLDNLQVNGKKQTPDDWSFFAALTFFELEGDRSPQAVATDLNEKYLGLHNQYIERLKASSYLLEPFVDAAHRSARSEVRGNYLRQSLPVSAVWGPILMAVLLLLTACLNFTNTAISAAGRRLKEMGIRKVMGGTQRQLVGQLLGENFLISLLGLLVGLGLVEVLLPPYNRMWPYLYLESNYRSDVPLLAYIAVILVVTALLGGAYPAFYISSFRPSAIFRDKLRFGGSNLFTRILLGVQVMIALTAVLTGLSFARNAAFQENLDRGYDRQGLLGCRIDNAAEFNRLEQALQSNPKVEDLAGSANHLGYSLRGKDLEARGERYEILYMGIGKDYLDMMDIKMAEGRPFREELESDDRAMLVNERLVQEFGWEQPIGQQAVMDSVTYTIIGVVKDFVQQSAFDPVAPLALTRVEPEDYQFLMVRTRAENLLALEKELRAEWARLFPFKAYRGFFQDEILAQELVVSNNIKWMLLFQALVAILLALTGLFAMVSLNVLKRLKEIAIRRIVGARAWDIAYLINKNYLWIFALAAVLGVAGGAFFAWKLMDSIFAIHAGLHAGMMAGAAFGVVFLALATISLKVVGVLRVNPADVLRRE; encoded by the coding sequence ATGCTCCACAACTACCTCAAGATCGCCCTGCGCAACATCTGGAAGAACAAACTGTACTTCGGCATCAATGTCGTGGGTTTGGGCATCGCCCTGGCCTGCAGCATCATTGCCTACCTCAACTATGCGTTCGACCAGAGTTTTGACACTTTTCACGAAAAGCGGGAAAACATCTACCGGGTCAACATGGTCCGGCAGAGCAACGGGGTGGAGTACGGCCTGGCGCCCTTGCCCCTGGGGCCGGCGGCGGAGCAGGATATTCCGGGCATCAGCCGCAGCGTGCGAATAGAATACCAGCAGGCGGCGGTTAAGCGCAACGAAACAGTGTTGAGCGAAAGCATACAATATGCGGATCCGGGCTTCTTCCAACTGTTCGATTTCCCTCTTCTAGCAGGCAGTTATGAGGCGCTGAGCGACCGGAATAAGGTGCTGATCAGCGAACCCGTTGCGAAGCGCTATTTTGGAGAAGAGAACCCTATAGGCCAGGAATTGATCCTCTATCCCGGCGAGCCCTTTCAACAGGCCCTGTTGGTAGGAGCTGTTTTGGCCGAACGGCCGATGAACTCGAGCATAGATTACAGCCTGATCACCCACCTGGACAACCTACAGGTTAATGGCAAAAAACAGACTCCCGACGACTGGAGTTTTTTCGCTGCGCTCACCTTTTTTGAGCTGGAAGGCGATCGTTCGCCCCAAGCGGTTGCCACTGACCTGAACGAAAAGTACCTCGGGCTGCACAATCAGTATATTGAGCGGCTGAAGGCCAGCAGCTACCTGCTGGAGCCTTTTGTGGATGCCGCTCACCGCAGTGCCCGGTCTGAGGTGCGGGGCAACTACCTGCGGCAAAGCCTCCCGGTATCGGCGGTGTGGGGCCCCATTCTCATGGCGGTATTGTTGCTGCTCACCGCCTGCCTCAATTTCACCAATACGGCCATTTCGGCTGCCGGGCGCCGACTCAAGGAAATGGGCATCCGCAAGGTGATGGGCGGCACCCAGCGGCAGCTCGTCGGGCAGTTGCTGGGGGAAAATTTTCTCATCAGCCTGTTGGGGCTTCTGGTGGGCCTGGGGCTGGTGGAAGTTTTGCTCCCTCCTTACAACCGGATGTGGCCGTATTTGTACCTGGAGTCCAATTACCGGTCGGATGTGCCGCTCCTGGCCTATATCGCCGTCATTTTGGTAGTTACCGCCCTGCTGGGAGGCGCTTACCCGGCTTTTTACATCAGCAGCTTCCGGCCGTCGGCTATCTTTCGCGACAAGCTGCGCTTTGGCGGCTCCAATCTCTTTACGCGGATATTATTAGGTGTGCAGGTAATGATTGCTTTGACGGCGGTGCTCACCGGCCTGTCCTTTGCCCGCAACGCCGCTTTCCAGGAAAACCTGGACCGGGGCTATGACCGGCAGGGGCTGCTGGGCTGCCGGATAGACAATGCCGCCGAGTTCAACCGGTTGGAACAGGCTCTGCAGAGCAACCCCAAAGTGGAAGACCTGGCCGGTTCGGCCAATCACCTGGGATATAGCTTGCGGGGGAAAGACCTGGAAGCCCGGGGCGAGCGGTACGAAATCCTCTATATGGGGATCGGAAAAGATTACCTGGACATGATGGATATCAAAATGGCAGAAGGCCGCCCCTTCCGGGAAGAGCTGGAATCCGATGACCGGGCGATGCTCGTCAACGAGCGGCTGGTGCAGGAATTTGGCTGGGAGCAGCCCATCGGGCAACAGGCCGTCATGGATTCTGTAACGTATACCATCATTGGCGTTGTCAAAGACTTTGTGCAACAGAGCGCTTTCGATCCGGTTGCCCCGCTGGCCCTTACCCGGGTGGAGCCGGAAGACTATCAATTCCTGATGGTGCGCACCCGGGCCGAAAACCTGTTGGCGCTGGAGAAAGAACTCCGTGCGGAGTGGGCCCGGCTCTTCCCCTTTAAGGCCTACCGCGGCTTTTTCCAGGACGAAATCCTGGCTCAGGAACTGGTGGTGAGCAACAACATCAAATGGATGCTGTTGTTCCAGGCATTGGTGGCCATCCTGCTGGCGCTGACCGGCTTGTTCGCCATGGTATCGCTCAACGTGCTGAAGCGCCTCAAAGAGATCGCCATCCGGCGCATTGTCGGCGCCCGCGCCTGGGATATTGCCTATCTGATCAATAAGAATTACCTCTGGATATTTGCTTTGGCAGCCGTTTTGGGCGTCGCCGGCGGCGCTTTCTTTGCCTGGAAGCTGATGGATAGCATCTTCGCTATCCACGCCGGGCTGCACGCCGGGATGATGGCCGGGGCGGCTTTTGGGGTGGTGTTTCTGGCGCTGGCTACTATTAGTTTGAAAGTGGTTGGTGTTTTAAGAGTTAATCCGGCGGATGTTCTGAGGAGGGAGTAA
- a CDS encoding membrane dipeptidase — protein MNKASYFLFDAHLDLAMNAMEWNRDLTRPVAEIRESEKGMADKPDRGQGTASLPAMREGRVGLCVATQIARYVKKGNPLPGWHSPQQSWAMTQAQLAWYRAMEEVGQLTPITDIDSLEAHLKRWENPAPDEPIGYVLSLEGADSMVTLDYVERAWEMGLRAIGPAHYGPGTYAQGTDATGGIGEKGRALLRKMEELNLILDATHLCDDSFWEAMDHFTGPIWASHSNCRSLVPHHRQFSDEQLRELISRGAVIGMPLDAWMMIPGWVRGTSTPENTGLTLERMVDHIDHICQLAGNAAHVGLGTDLDGGFGKEQCPADIDTIADLQKLPALLEKRGYDETDIRNILHQNWVDFLRRAWV, from the coding sequence ATGAACAAAGCATCTTATTTCCTCTTCGACGCCCACCTCGACCTGGCGATGAACGCCATGGAATGGAACCGCGACCTCACCCGGCCGGTGGCCGAGATCCGCGAAAGCGAAAAAGGCATGGCCGACAAGCCGGACCGGGGGCAGGGCACGGCCTCCCTGCCGGCCATGCGCGAAGGCCGGGTAGGCCTGTGCGTGGCCACCCAGATCGCCCGCTACGTCAAAAAAGGCAACCCGCTGCCCGGCTGGCATTCCCCCCAGCAGTCCTGGGCCATGACGCAGGCCCAACTGGCCTGGTACCGGGCTATGGAAGAGGTCGGCCAGCTTACACCCATAACCGATATTGATTCCCTGGAAGCCCACTTAAAACGCTGGGAAAACCCGGCCCCGGACGAACCCATCGGGTACGTCCTCAGCCTGGAGGGCGCCGATTCCATGGTCACCCTCGACTATGTGGAACGAGCCTGGGAGATGGGCCTGCGCGCCATCGGCCCGGCCCATTACGGCCCGGGCACCTACGCCCAGGGCACGGACGCTACCGGGGGAATAGGGGAGAAGGGCCGGGCGCTGCTCCGAAAGATGGAGGAACTCAACCTCATCCTGGACGCCACCCACCTGTGCGACGACAGCTTTTGGGAAGCCATGGATCATTTCACCGGCCCGATATGGGCCAGCCACAGCAACTGCCGCAGCCTCGTGCCGCACCACCGGCAGTTCAGCGACGAACAGCTGCGGGAACTGATCAGCCGCGGCGCCGTCATCGGCATGCCCCTGGATGCCTGGATGATGATTCCGGGATGGGTAAGGGGCACCTCTACTCCGGAAAATACCGGCCTCACCCTGGAAAGGATGGTGGATCATATCGATCACATCTGCCAGCTGGCGGGCAATGCCGCCCACGTTGGCCTCGGCACCGACCTCGACGGCGGCTTCGGCAAAGAGCAGTGCCCGGCAGATATCGACACCATAGCCGATCTGCAAAAACTGCCGGCCCTGCTGGAAAAACGGGGGTATGACGAAACGGACATCAGGAATATCCTGCATCAGAACTGGGTTGATTTTCTGCGCAGGGCGTGGGTTTGA
- a CDS encoding D-TA family PLP-dependent enzyme produces MEWYQISNESAVPSPAMLLFPDRIRENIRRMVAIAGSPERLRPHVKTHKLPQIVRMQLEAGIRRFKCATLSEAKMVAETGAADILMAYPLYGPAVEQLFRLIAQYPGIQFSAIVDNPRHCGWLEAAAQSHGHPLDVFLDLDVGMERTGFKPGEQALELYRAMARSPWLRPQGLHLYDGHLHIPSRTEREKACDACFAPVKQMIQVLEAEGLAPGEVICGGSPTFPIHAQHPERTLSPGTTLLWDARYAAQFQDMDFLHAAVAFTRVVSKPGKDKLCLDLGHKAIASEMQPPRAAFFGISEYELAVHSEEHKVIAFEGAHRYAVGDCLYAIPTHICPTMALHGRVWAVEGNRAGEQWPVVARERAVDLN; encoded by the coding sequence ATGGAATGGTACCAGATTTCCAATGAATCCGCCGTCCCCTCTCCGGCCATGTTGTTATTCCCGGATCGGATTCGCGAGAACATCCGGCGGATGGTTGCCATAGCGGGCAGCCCGGAGCGCCTGCGGCCGCACGTCAAGACCCACAAACTGCCTCAGATTGTCCGGATGCAGTTGGAGGCCGGCATCCGCCGCTTCAAGTGCGCGACCCTCAGCGAGGCCAAAATGGTGGCCGAAACTGGCGCGGCGGATATATTGATGGCTTATCCGCTCTACGGCCCTGCCGTGGAGCAATTGTTCCGGTTGATCGCCCAATACCCCGGCATCCAATTTTCCGCCATTGTGGATAACCCCCGGCATTGCGGGTGGCTGGAAGCGGCTGCTCAATCGCACGGCCATCCGCTGGATGTCTTCCTGGACCTCGATGTCGGCATGGAGCGCACCGGCTTTAAACCCGGGGAGCAAGCGCTGGAGTTATACCGCGCCATGGCCCGCTCGCCCTGGCTTCGTCCGCAGGGGTTGCACCTGTACGACGGCCACCTGCATATCCCTTCCCGGACGGAACGGGAAAAGGCCTGTGATGCTTGCTTTGCTCCGGTAAAGCAGATGATACAGGTTCTGGAAGCCGAAGGCCTGGCGCCGGGAGAAGTGATATGCGGCGGGTCGCCCACTTTTCCCATCCATGCCCAGCATCCGGAGCGCACCCTGAGCCCCGGTACGACGCTGCTCTGGGATGCGCGGTATGCCGCCCAATTCCAGGACATGGACTTCCTCCACGCCGCCGTTGCGTTTACCCGGGTGGTCAGCAAACCCGGAAAAGACAAACTCTGCCTGGACCTGGGCCACAAAGCCATCGCCTCGGAAATGCAACCGCCGCGGGCCGCCTTTTTCGGCATTTCGGAATACGAACTGGCCGTGCACAGCGAGGAACATAAGGTCATCGCCTTTGAAGGAGCACACCGCTATGCAGTAGGCGATTGCCTCTACGCCATCCCCACCCACATCTGCCCGACGATGGCCCTCCACGGCCGGGTATGGGCAGTGGAAGGGAACCGGGCCGGGGAGCAGTGGCCGGTGGTGGCCCGGGAGCGGGCGGTGGATTTGAACTAA
- a CDS encoding RidA family protein — MIETKIKELGLELPPPPPPGGIYHPVVIVDKMLYVSGQIPMRADGSLITGTVGKDMNVEEGQQAARQVGLTMLATIKAQLGSLDGIKRLVKTLGMVNCEPGFGSQPLVINGFSGLMVELLGEQNGKGARSAVGMILPRGVAVEIEAIFELK, encoded by the coding sequence ATGATAGAAACCAAGATCAAAGAACTCGGGCTGGAACTACCGCCCCCGCCGCCGCCCGGCGGCATCTACCATCCAGTAGTTATTGTGGATAAAATGCTTTACGTCTCCGGGCAGATTCCCATGCGGGCCGATGGCTCGCTGATCACCGGCACGGTGGGCAAAGATATGAATGTGGAAGAAGGCCAGCAGGCCGCCCGGCAGGTAGGCCTCACCATGCTGGCCACGATCAAAGCCCAGTTAGGCAGCCTCGACGGCATCAAAAGGCTGGTCAAGACCCTGGGCATGGTGAATTGCGAGCCCGGCTTCGGCAGCCAGCCCCTGGTCATCAACGGCTTCAGCGGACTGATGGTGGAATTGCTGGGCGAGCAGAACGGCAAGGGCGCCAGAAGCGCCGTGGGGATGATCCTGCCCCGGGGGGTGGCGGTGGAGATTGAGGCTATATTTGAATTGAAGTGA
- a CDS encoding gluconate transporter, producing MPILIVFLGVLLLLLLITVGRFNAFIAFILVSLFVGVAEGLSILDTLDAIQKGIGTTLSSLVMILGFGAMLGKLVADSGAAQHITEKLVRAFGLKQVHWALMLTGLIVGIPMFYTVGFVIMVPLVFTVAASTGLPLLYVGLPMLASLSVTHGFLPPHPAPTAIAEMFKADIGLTLLYGLLVAIPAAVLVVPIFSKRSSRLHPSPLKEFYNTELIPEDQLPAFSTSLLAALLPVLLIGVSALLRLVFDEQSLVRRIGDVAGDPVLAMLISVLAAIYLLGIRRGRKMSDISDSLSKAVASITMVLLIIGGAGALKEVLVASGVSDYIGELMKGSGLSPLLLAWLIAATIRVSVGSATVSGLTAAGIVLPLVGQSGVSPELMVLAIGAGSIFFSHVNDGGFWLFKEYFNLSVKDTITTWSLMETTVSVVGLVGVLLLSIWL from the coding sequence ATGCCCATTCTCATCGTCTTCCTGGGAGTCCTGCTCCTGTTGTTGCTTATCACCGTGGGCCGTTTCAACGCATTTATTGCCTTTATCCTCGTCTCCTTATTTGTCGGGGTGGCGGAGGGCTTATCCATATTGGACACACTCGACGCCATTCAGAAAGGCATTGGCACCACGCTGAGTTCCCTGGTCATGATCCTCGGTTTTGGCGCCATGCTGGGTAAACTGGTGGCGGACAGCGGCGCGGCCCAGCACATTACCGAAAAGCTGGTCCGGGCTTTCGGCCTGAAGCAGGTGCACTGGGCGCTGATGCTAACCGGCCTGATCGTCGGCATTCCGATGTTTTACACCGTAGGCTTTGTCATCATGGTGCCGCTGGTATTTACGGTAGCGGCCTCCACCGGTTTGCCGCTGCTGTACGTGGGGCTGCCCATGCTGGCCTCCCTGTCGGTAACCCATGGCTTTCTGCCGCCGCACCCGGCGCCGACGGCCATTGCCGAGATGTTCAAAGCGGACATTGGCCTTACGCTGTTGTACGGGCTGCTGGTAGCCATTCCGGCGGCGGTGCTGGTGGTGCCCATCTTTTCAAAAAGGTCCAGCAGGCTCCATCCTTCCCCGTTGAAGGAATTCTACAATACCGAGCTCATCCCGGAAGACCAGTTGCCGGCCTTTTCCACCAGCCTGCTGGCCGCCCTGCTCCCGGTCCTCCTCATTGGCGTTTCCGCTTTGCTGCGCCTGGTTTTTGACGAGCAAAGCCTGGTGCGCCGGATCGGTGATGTGGCGGGCGATCCCGTGCTGGCCATGCTGATTTCCGTCCTGGCAGCCATTTACCTGCTGGGCATCCGCCGGGGCCGGAAGATGAGCGACATCAGCGATTCGTTGTCCAAAGCGGTAGCCAGCATCACCATGGTGCTGCTGATCATCGGGGGCGCCGGCGCGTTGAAGGAAGTGCTGGTAGCGAGTGGGGTGAGCGATTACATCGGCGAATTGATGAAGGGGTCCGGTTTGTCGCCGTTGCTGCTGGCCTGGCTGATTGCCGCCACCATCCGGGTGAGCGTAGGGTCGGCCACCGTTTCGGGCCTGACGGCTGCCGGCATCGTCCTGCCTCTGGTGGGCCAGAGCGGCGTTTCGCCGGAACTGATGGTACTGGCCATCGGCGCCGGCAGTATTTTCTTCTCCCATGTCAACGACGGCGGCTTCTGGCTGTTCAAGGAATACTTCAACCTGTCGGTGAAGGATACGATCACTACCTGGTCGCTCATGGAAACGACGGTTTCGGTGGTGGGGCTGGTGGGGGTGTTGTTGCTGAGTATCTGGCTTTAG
- a CDS encoding serine hydrolase — protein MKFNIAIFYLALLVLASSCQAEEELVLQEGEIHGAIHEANIGKVTFMGEPIPMEDYSEKDFLTSFGLKDNVDLNIRVFLGKTLAYYLHELAPGLSVNQLCKKGNYQFTFYADGKLIYQENLDPGAGSCWYKNEMTIFRVPLLSTAEEDSWGRFLWMRFMKKGGGEEALAEGSHTLKIEIRPYVEASELKVGNIIAEGQIAVNVIKKEVAESQVAIQPIAPNSGWNISKDSYDTEKIRELNKRIAQGDFRDITSIVIIKNGELLLEEYFNGAGRATLHDTRSVGKSFASTLTGIAIAEGHIKSDGAMLKEFYQLKSYENYSEKKEKVTIKSLLTMSSGFDASDMDPDSPGNEENMYPTSDWVKFALELPMDDQKTIGSQWAYFTAGVVVLGDILNQTVPGGLEEYGHKKLFEPLGIENYQWQYTPQKVPNTAGGLQMNALDLAKYGQLYKNGGAWNGQQLVPKEWVESSLARQIALPEAVGGYYGYLFWNKDYQVEGRSYEVSYSSGNGGNKIFIFKDLPLVVVVTAKAYNQPYAHVQVDKMMEGWILPAIFKD, from the coding sequence ATGAAATTCAACATTGCAATTTTTTACCTCGCGCTTCTTGTATTAGCGAGCTCCTGCCAGGCGGAGGAAGAGCTGGTGTTACAGGAAGGAGAAATACACGGAGCGATTCACGAGGCCAACATTGGCAAGGTCACATTCATGGGTGAACCGATCCCCATGGAAGATTATTCCGAAAAAGATTTTTTAACCTCTTTTGGGCTAAAGGATAATGTTGATTTAAATATTCGGGTTTTTTTGGGCAAAACCCTTGCCTATTACCTGCACGAACTGGCACCGGGCCTGTCGGTCAACCAGCTGTGCAAAAAGGGGAATTACCAGTTCACTTTTTATGCCGATGGTAAATTGATCTACCAGGAAAACCTCGATCCCGGGGCAGGCTCCTGCTGGTATAAAAATGAAATGACCATTTTCAGAGTTCCCTTGCTGAGCACCGCGGAGGAGGATTCCTGGGGCAGGTTTTTATGGATGCGGTTTATGAAGAAAGGGGGAGGAGAAGAGGCGCTGGCGGAAGGAAGCCATACCCTGAAAATCGAAATTCGCCCTTATGTAGAAGCCTCTGAGCTTAAGGTTGGGAATATCATCGCCGAAGGGCAGATCGCCGTCAATGTGATTAAAAAGGAGGTGGCGGAAAGCCAGGTGGCCATTCAACCGATAGCCCCCAATAGCGGCTGGAATATTTCAAAAGACAGCTATGATACCGAAAAAATACGGGAACTCAACAAAAGGATTGCCCAGGGTGACTTCCGGGACATTACCAGTATTGTCATCATCAAAAACGGCGAACTGCTGCTCGAAGAATATTTTAACGGCGCCGGGCGGGCCACGCTGCACGACACCCGGTCGGTCGGCAAATCCTTTGCTTCCACATTGACGGGCATCGCTATAGCGGAAGGGCATATCAAAAGCGATGGGGCAATGTTAAAAGAGTTCTACCAACTTAAATCGTATGAAAACTACTCCGAAAAAAAGGAAAAAGTGACGATAAAAAGCCTGCTCACGATGAGTTCCGGCTTTGATGCTTCCGACATGGACCCGGACTCCCCGGGCAATGAAGAAAACATGTATCCTACCTCCGATTGGGTGAAATTTGCATTAGAGCTGCCTATGGATGATCAAAAAACAATAGGCAGCCAATGGGCTTATTTTACAGCGGGAGTAGTGGTGTTGGGCGATATTTTGAATCAAACCGTCCCGGGCGGGCTGGAAGAATACGGTCACAAAAAACTGTTTGAGCCCTTAGGCATAGAAAATTATCAATGGCAATATACGCCGCAAAAAGTGCCGAACACCGCCGGCGGCTTGCAAATGAATGCGCTGGATTTGGCAAAATACGGCCAACTTTATAAAAATGGCGGGGCCTGGAATGGGCAACAGCTCGTTCCAAAAGAATGGGTGGAATCCAGCCTTGCCCGGCAAATAGCCTTACCGGAAGCAGTGGGTGGATATTATGGATACCTGTTTTGGAATAAGGATTATCAGGTAGAAGGCCGATCCTACGAAGTTTCCTACTCCAGTGGAAACGGCGGCAATAAGATTTTCATCTTCAAAGATTTGCCCCTGGTGGTGGTCGTGACGGCGAAGGCTTACAACCAGCCCTACGCCCATGTGCAGGTGGATAAGATGATGGAGGGGTGGATTTTGCCGGCAATATTTAAAGACTAA